A window from Heteronotia binoei isolate CCM8104 ecotype False Entrance Well chromosome 15, APGP_CSIRO_Hbin_v1, whole genome shotgun sequence encodes these proteins:
- the PSMB3 gene encoding proteasome subunit beta type-3 has protein sequence MSYNGGAVMAMKGKDCVAIAADRRFGIQAQMVTTDFQKIFPMGDRLFIGLAGLATDVQTVAQRLKFRLNLYELKEGRQIKPQTLMSMVSNLLYERRFGPYYVEPVIAGLDPITYKPFICSLDLIGCPMTTDDFVVSGTCAEQMYGMCESLWEPDMEPDHLFETIGQAMLNAVDRDAVSGMGVIVHVIEKDKITTRTLKARMD, from the exons ATGTCCTATAATGGTGGGGCCGTCATGGCCATGAAGGGGAAAGACTGCGTTGCTATCGCAGCTGATCGGCGATTTGGTATTCAAGCTCAAATGGTGACCACAGACTTCCAGAAAATTTTCCCAATGGGAGACAGACTATTCATTGGCTTGGCTGGACTTGCCACAGATGTTCAGACAGT CGCCCAAAGGCTCAAGTTCCGCCTGAATCTCTATGAACTGAAGGAGGGCCGGCAAATCAAGCCCCAGACCCTGATGAGTATGGTGTCCAACCTCCTGTATGAGAGACG GTTTGGACCTTACTATGTAGAGCCCGTTATAGCCGGGCTGGATCCCATCACATACAAGCCTTTCATCTGCTCCTTGGATTTGATTGGCTGCCCAATGACAACAGACGACTTTGTGGTCAGCGGGACCTGTGCAGAACAGATGTATGGCATGTGTGAATCCCTCTGGGAGCCGGATATG GAACCAGATCATCTCTTTGAAACCATAGGTCAGGCCATGCTTAATGCGGTTGACAGAGACGCAGTGTCGGGGATGGGCGTGATTGTTCATGTAAT TGAGAAAGACAAGATAACAACCCGGACACTGAAAGCTCGCATGGACTAA